A section of the Oncorhynchus nerka isolate Pitt River linkage group LG3, Oner_Uvic_2.0, whole genome shotgun sequence genome encodes:
- the LOC115109457 gene encoding NADH-ubiquinone oxidoreductase 75 kDa subunit, mitochondrial isoform X2: protein MLVASMLRLPAVSRALGVAHSTGSVAITKNVHNAATAAAINLVEVFVDGKPLMVEPGTTVLQACEKVGVQIPRFCYHERLSVAGNCRMCLVEIEKAPKPVAACAMPVMKGWNILTDSDKTRKAREGVMEFLLANHPLDCPICDQGGECDLQDQSMQFGSDRSRFLESKRAVEDKNIGPLIKTIMTRCIQCTRCVRFASEIAGVEDLGTTGRGNDLQIGTYVEKMFMSELSGNVIDICPVGALTSKPYAFTSRPWETRKTESIDVLDAVGSNIVVSTRGGEVMRILPRLHEDINEEWISDKTRFAYDGLKRQRLTQPMVKDASGQLVATSWEDVLTRVAGVLQGAQGTSVAAIVGGMVDAEALIALKDMLNRLNSDRLCTEEIFPMAGSDLRSNYLLNSRIAGIEEADLLLLVGTNPRYEAPLFNARIRKSWLHNELQVALVGQEVDLTYTYDHLGESAKVLQEIAAGTHPFSKVLAKAKRPVVVLGSGSLQREDGGAIHAAVSTIAQNARVSSGVEESWKVLNVLHRVASQVAALDLGYKPGVEAIRKNPPKVLFLLGADAGCITRQDLAKDSFIIYQGHHGDAGATMADIILPGAAYTEKCSTYVNTEGRAQQTRLAVTAPGMAREDWKIIRAISELAGLTLPYETMDEVRDRLAEVSPNLVRYDDVEEANYFKQANELAKAVNQTILTEPLVPPQLTVRDFYMTDPISRASQTMAKCVKAVTEGAQAIEEPSIC, encoded by the exons ATGCTAGTGGCAAG CATGTTGCGTCTACCTGCGGTGAGTCGCGCTCTCGGAGTCGCTCACTCTACAGGGAGCGTGGCAATCACAAAAAATG TTCACAACGCAGCTACAGCAGCAGCCATTAACCTGGTGGAGGTATTTGTGGATGGGAAGCCACTTATGGTGGAACCAGGAACCACAGTGCTGCAG GCATGTGAAAAGGTGGGAGTGCAGATTCCTCGCTTCTGTTACCATGAGCGCCTGTCAGTTGCAGGGAACTGTCGGATGTGTCTCGTGGAGATTGAGAAAGCTCCAAAG CCAGTGGCAGCATGTGCCATGCCAGTCATGAAGGGTTGGAACATTTTAACTGACTCTGACAAAACAAGGAAAGCTAG AGAGGGTGTGATGGAGTTCCTGTTGGCCAATCACCCTTTAGACTGCCCAATCTGTGACCAGGGGGGAGAATGTGACCTTCAG GACCAGTCCATGCAGTTTGGCAGTGACCGGAGCCGCTTCTTGGAGAGCAAGAGAGCTGTGGAGGACAAGAACATTGGTCCCCTCATCAAGACCATCATGACCCGCTGTATCCAGTGCACCCGATGTGTCCG CTTTGCCAGTGAGATTGCAGGTGTGGAGGATCTGGGAACCACTGGAAGGGGCAATGACTTGCAAATTGGCACTTATGTGGAGAAGATGTTCATGTCAGAGCTGTCTGGGAATGTAATTGACATATGCCCTGTGGGAGCACTGACTTCCAAGCCGTATGCCTTCACTTCCCGACCCTGGGAGACCAG GAAGACTGAATCCATTGACGTGCTGGATGCGGTGGGCAGCAACATCGTAGTGAGCACCCGGGGTGGTGAGGTCATGAGGATTCTGCCCCGTCTCCATGAGGACATCAATGAGGAGTGGATCTCAGATAAGACCAG GTTTGCCTACGATGGGCTGAAGCGGCAGCGCCTCACTCAGCCCATGGTGAAGGATGCGTCTGGACAGCTGGTTGCCACTTCCTGGGAGGATGTGTTGACTAGAGTGGCTGGGGTG TTGCAAGGAGCCCAAGGCACCAGTGTAGCGGCCATTGTAGGAGGGATGGTGGATGCAGAGGCTCTAATCGCCCTGAAAGACATGCTGAACCGCTTGAATAGTGACCGCCTATGTACTGAGGAGATCTTCCCCATGGCTG GTTCTGACCTGCGCTCAAACTACCTACTGAATTCCCGCATCGCTGGCATTGAAGAGGCTGATTTGCTGCTCCTAGTTGGCACCAACCCACGCTATGAGGCACCACTTTTCAACGCACGCATCAGGAAGAG TTGGCTTCATAACGAGCTGCAGGTTGCCTTGGTGGGGCAGGAGGTGGACTTGACCTACACATACGATCACCTTGGGGAGTCTGCTAAGGTCCTGCAGGAAATAGCTGCTGGGACCCACCCCTTCTCTAAG GTTCTTGCCAAGGCAAAGCGTCCTGTCGTGGTGTTGGGCAGTGGTTCCCtgcagagagaggatgggggcgCAATACACGCAGCAGTGTCTACCATTGCTCAGAATGCCCGTGTCAGCAGTGGAGTGGAGGAAAGCTGGAAGGTTCTCAATGTGCTTCACAG GGTGGCCAGTCAAGTAGCTGCGTTGGATCTTGGGTACAAGCCAGGCGTGGAGGCCATCAGGAAGAATCCGCCCAAAGTCCTGTTCCTCCTTGGGGCCGATGCTGGCTGCATCACCCGCCAAGACCTGGCAAAGGACAGCTTCATCATTTATCAGG GGCACCATGGAGACGCTGGGGCGACGATGGCTGACATCATTCTCCCTGGAGCAGCGTACACAGAGAAATGTAGCACCTATGTGAACACTGAGGGGCGTGCCCAACAGACTAGGCTGGCTGTGACTGCTCCAGGCATGGCCAGGGAGGACTGGAAGATCATCCGCGCCATATCTGAG CTTGCTGGACTGACACTGCCCTATGAGACCATGGATGAGGTGCGTGACAGATTGGCGGAGGTTTCACCCAACCTGGTGCGCTATGATGACGTGGAGGAGGCTAACTATTTTAAGCAGGCAAATGAACTGGCCAAG GCTGTGAATCAGACCATCCTCACAGAGCCTCTGGTTCCTCCACAGCTCACTGTTCGAGACTTTTACATGACAG ATCCTATCAGCAGAGCCTCCCAGACAATGGCTAAGTGTGTGAAGGCTGTAACAGAAGGAGCCCAAGCTATAGAGGAACCATCCATATGCTGA
- the LOC115109457 gene encoding NADH-ubiquinone oxidoreductase 75 kDa subunit, mitochondrial isoform X1 — translation MLVASMLRLPAVSRALGVAHSTGSVAITKNVHNAATAAAINLVEVFVDGKPLMVEPGTTVLQACEKVGVQIPRFCYHERLSVAGNCRMCLVEIEKAPKPVAACAMPVMKGWNILTDSDKTRKAREGVMEFLLANHPLDCPICDQGGECDLQDQSMQFGSDRSRFLESKRAVEDKNIGPLIKTIMTRCIQCTRCVRFASEIAGVEDLGTTGRGNDLQIGTYVEKMFMSELSGNVIDICPVGALTSKPYAFTSRPWETRKTESIDVLDAVGSNIVVSTRGGEVMRILPRLHEDINEEWISDKTRFAYDGLKRQRLTQPMVKDASGQLVATSWEDVLTRVAGVLQGAQGTSVAAIVGGMVDAEALIALKDMLNRLNSDRLCTEEIFPMAGAGSDLRSNYLLNSRIAGIEEADLLLLVGTNPRYEAPLFNARIRKSWLHNELQVALVGQEVDLTYTYDHLGESAKVLQEIAAGTHPFSKVLAKAKRPVVVLGSGSLQREDGGAIHAAVSTIAQNARVSSGVEESWKVLNVLHRVASQVAALDLGYKPGVEAIRKNPPKVLFLLGADAGCITRQDLAKDSFIIYQGHHGDAGATMADIILPGAAYTEKCSTYVNTEGRAQQTRLAVTAPGMAREDWKIIRAISELAGLTLPYETMDEVRDRLAEVSPNLVRYDDVEEANYFKQANELAKAVNQTILTEPLVPPQLTVRDFYMTDPISRASQTMAKCVKAVTEGAQAIEEPSIC, via the exons ATGCTAGTGGCAAG CATGTTGCGTCTACCTGCGGTGAGTCGCGCTCTCGGAGTCGCTCACTCTACAGGGAGCGTGGCAATCACAAAAAATG TTCACAACGCAGCTACAGCAGCAGCCATTAACCTGGTGGAGGTATTTGTGGATGGGAAGCCACTTATGGTGGAACCAGGAACCACAGTGCTGCAG GCATGTGAAAAGGTGGGAGTGCAGATTCCTCGCTTCTGTTACCATGAGCGCCTGTCAGTTGCAGGGAACTGTCGGATGTGTCTCGTGGAGATTGAGAAAGCTCCAAAG CCAGTGGCAGCATGTGCCATGCCAGTCATGAAGGGTTGGAACATTTTAACTGACTCTGACAAAACAAGGAAAGCTAG AGAGGGTGTGATGGAGTTCCTGTTGGCCAATCACCCTTTAGACTGCCCAATCTGTGACCAGGGGGGAGAATGTGACCTTCAG GACCAGTCCATGCAGTTTGGCAGTGACCGGAGCCGCTTCTTGGAGAGCAAGAGAGCTGTGGAGGACAAGAACATTGGTCCCCTCATCAAGACCATCATGACCCGCTGTATCCAGTGCACCCGATGTGTCCG CTTTGCCAGTGAGATTGCAGGTGTGGAGGATCTGGGAACCACTGGAAGGGGCAATGACTTGCAAATTGGCACTTATGTGGAGAAGATGTTCATGTCAGAGCTGTCTGGGAATGTAATTGACATATGCCCTGTGGGAGCACTGACTTCCAAGCCGTATGCCTTCACTTCCCGACCCTGGGAGACCAG GAAGACTGAATCCATTGACGTGCTGGATGCGGTGGGCAGCAACATCGTAGTGAGCACCCGGGGTGGTGAGGTCATGAGGATTCTGCCCCGTCTCCATGAGGACATCAATGAGGAGTGGATCTCAGATAAGACCAG GTTTGCCTACGATGGGCTGAAGCGGCAGCGCCTCACTCAGCCCATGGTGAAGGATGCGTCTGGACAGCTGGTTGCCACTTCCTGGGAGGATGTGTTGACTAGAGTGGCTGGGGTG TTGCAAGGAGCCCAAGGCACCAGTGTAGCGGCCATTGTAGGAGGGATGGTGGATGCAGAGGCTCTAATCGCCCTGAAAGACATGCTGAACCGCTTGAATAGTGACCGCCTATGTACTGAGGAGATCTTCCCCATGGCTGGGGCTGG TTCTGACCTGCGCTCAAACTACCTACTGAATTCCCGCATCGCTGGCATTGAAGAGGCTGATTTGCTGCTCCTAGTTGGCACCAACCCACGCTATGAGGCACCACTTTTCAACGCACGCATCAGGAAGAG TTGGCTTCATAACGAGCTGCAGGTTGCCTTGGTGGGGCAGGAGGTGGACTTGACCTACACATACGATCACCTTGGGGAGTCTGCTAAGGTCCTGCAGGAAATAGCTGCTGGGACCCACCCCTTCTCTAAG GTTCTTGCCAAGGCAAAGCGTCCTGTCGTGGTGTTGGGCAGTGGTTCCCtgcagagagaggatgggggcgCAATACACGCAGCAGTGTCTACCATTGCTCAGAATGCCCGTGTCAGCAGTGGAGTGGAGGAAAGCTGGAAGGTTCTCAATGTGCTTCACAG GGTGGCCAGTCAAGTAGCTGCGTTGGATCTTGGGTACAAGCCAGGCGTGGAGGCCATCAGGAAGAATCCGCCCAAAGTCCTGTTCCTCCTTGGGGCCGATGCTGGCTGCATCACCCGCCAAGACCTGGCAAAGGACAGCTTCATCATTTATCAGG GGCACCATGGAGACGCTGGGGCGACGATGGCTGACATCATTCTCCCTGGAGCAGCGTACACAGAGAAATGTAGCACCTATGTGAACACTGAGGGGCGTGCCCAACAGACTAGGCTGGCTGTGACTGCTCCAGGCATGGCCAGGGAGGACTGGAAGATCATCCGCGCCATATCTGAG CTTGCTGGACTGACACTGCCCTATGAGACCATGGATGAGGTGCGTGACAGATTGGCGGAGGTTTCACCCAACCTGGTGCGCTATGATGACGTGGAGGAGGCTAACTATTTTAAGCAGGCAAATGAACTGGCCAAG GCTGTGAATCAGACCATCCTCACAGAGCCTCTGGTTCCTCCACAGCTCACTGTTCGAGACTTTTACATGACAG ATCCTATCAGCAGAGCCTCCCAGACAATGGCTAAGTGTGTGAAGGCTGTAACAGAAGGAGCCCAAGCTATAGAGGAACCATCCATATGCTGA